The following are encoded in a window of Pseudomonas sp. JQ170C genomic DNA:
- the rfaD gene encoding ADP-glyceromanno-heptose 6-epimerase, which produces MTIIVTGAAGFIGSNLVQALNRRNETEIIAVDDLTDGDKFRNLADCEIADYLDKDDFLDRFARGQFGKVRAVLHQGACSSTVEGDGRFMMDNNYRYSRNLLDAAQALQVPMLYASSAAVYGAGRDFREQRECERPLNVYGYSKFLFDQHVRRLLPAARSQIVGLRYFNVYGPHEQHKGAMASVALHCFNQYQAHGKVSLFGSYGDYPSGGHLRDFVSVEDVVKVNLHFLDQPQLSGLFNVGSGRAQPFNDVAMAVINRLREQQDQPPLSREMALLEGILEYSEFPDHLRGKYQCYTCADLSRLREAGFTQPMLTVEQGVARYCDWLQGIETATPAQYRQAAVA; this is translated from the coding sequence ATGACCATCATCGTGACCGGCGCCGCCGGTTTCATCGGTAGCAACCTCGTCCAGGCCCTCAACCGACGCAATGAAACCGAGATCATTGCCGTCGACGACCTGACCGATGGCGACAAATTCCGCAACCTCGCCGACTGCGAGATTGCCGATTATCTCGACAAGGACGACTTTCTCGACCGCTTTGCCCGCGGCCAGTTCGGCAAGGTTCGCGCCGTGCTGCACCAGGGCGCCTGCTCCAGCACCGTCGAAGGCGACGGGCGCTTCATGATGGACAACAACTACCGCTACAGCCGCAATCTGCTCGATGCTGCCCAGGCCCTGCAAGTGCCGATGCTGTATGCCTCGTCGGCAGCGGTGTATGGCGCCGGGCGCGACTTTCGCGAACAGCGCGAGTGCGAGCGGCCGCTGAACGTCTACGGCTACTCCAAATTCCTCTTCGATCAACACGTGCGCAGGCTGTTGCCTGCAGCGCGCAGCCAGATCGTCGGCCTGCGTTACTTCAACGTCTACGGCCCCCACGAACAGCACAAAGGTGCCATGGCCTCGGTGGCCCTGCATTGCTTCAACCAGTACCAGGCCCATGGCAAGGTCAGCCTGTTCGGCAGCTATGGCGACTACCCAAGCGGCGGCCACCTGCGGGACTTTGTCTCGGTGGAGGATGTGGTCAAGGTCAACCTGCACTTTCTGGATCAGCCGCAGCTCAGCGGCCTGTTCAACGTCGGCAGTGGGCGCGCCCAGCCGTTCAACGATGTCGCCATGGCAGTGATCAACCGCCTGCGCGAGCAGCAAGACCAACCCCCGCTGTCACGGGAAATGGCCTTGCTCGAAGGCATCCTGGAATACAGCGAATTCCCCGACCACCTGCGCGGCAAATACCAGTGCTACACCTGCGCCGACCTGAGCCGCTTGCGCGAGGCCGGCTTCACGCAACCCATGCTCACGGTCGAGCAGGGCGTGGCGCGTTATTGCGACTGGCTGCAAGGCATCGAAACAGCGACGCCTGCCCAATACAGGCAGGCGGCGGTGGCTTAG
- a CDS encoding FMN-binding glutamate synthase family protein, whose product MKASLPSRYACLAGCLLFTCISLPFLATQPWLWPFTLLCAALSLVGLNDLRQRHHAVRRNYPILGNIRYLIETIRPEIRQYLLEGDDDKLPFSRAQRSLVYARAKNESAEKAFGTLNDVYRPGFEFISHSMLPSDTPDPASFRIAIGGPQCRQPYSASIFNISAMSFGALSANAIAALNQGARRGRFAHDTGEGSISPYHREHGGDLIWEIGSGYFGCRTAEGRFDPDRFAAQASDPQVKMIEIKLSQGAKPGHGGILPGHKVSAEIAATRGVPVGEDCISPAAHSAFRTPLELLRFIARLRELSGGKPVGFKFCLGHPWEFMGIAKAMLSTGIVPDFIVVDGKEGGTGAAPREFSDNIGVPMREGLMFVHNTLVGLNLRDKVRIGAGGKIVSAFDIASVLAIGADWVNSARGFMFAIGCIQSQSCHTNQCPTGVATQDPLRQRALVVPDKADRVYSFHRNTLHALAEMLAAAGLDHPSQLKPKHLVRRISASEIRLFSQLHVFLKPGELLSGEINSEFYARMWQMARSDSFEPQMGEPVKVSVRRKETTPA is encoded by the coding sequence ATGAAAGCTTCGCTTCCCAGCCGTTACGCCTGTCTGGCCGGCTGCTTGCTCTTCACCTGTATCAGCCTGCCCTTCCTTGCGACTCAGCCCTGGCTCTGGCCCTTCACCCTACTCTGCGCCGCGCTCAGCCTGGTCGGCCTGAACGATCTGCGACAACGCCATCACGCCGTGCGACGCAATTACCCGATCCTGGGCAACATCCGTTACCTGATCGAAACCATCCGCCCGGAAATCCGCCAGTACCTGCTCGAAGGCGATGACGACAAGCTGCCCTTCTCCCGCGCCCAGCGCTCGCTGGTGTACGCCCGGGCCAAGAATGAAAGCGCCGAGAAGGCCTTCGGCACCCTCAACGATGTGTATCGCCCGGGCTTCGAGTTCATCAGCCATTCGATGCTGCCCAGCGACACGCCAGACCCGGCCTCGTTTCGCATCGCCATTGGTGGCCCGCAGTGTCGCCAGCCCTACTCGGCCTCGATCTTCAATATCTCCGCCATGAGTTTTGGTGCGCTCAGTGCCAATGCCATTGCAGCGTTGAACCAGGGTGCCAGGCGCGGGCGCTTTGCCCATGACACGGGTGAAGGCAGCATCAGCCCGTACCACCGCGAACACGGTGGCGACCTGATCTGGGAGATCGGCAGCGGCTATTTTGGCTGCCGTACCGCCGAGGGTCGCTTCGACCCCGATCGCTTTGCCGCCCAGGCCAGCGACCCGCAGGTGAAGATGATCGAGATCAAGCTCAGCCAGGGCGCCAAGCCGGGTCATGGCGGGATCTTGCCGGGGCACAAGGTCAGTGCCGAAATCGCTGCCACACGCGGTGTGCCGGTGGGTGAAGACTGTATTTCGCCCGCCGCCCACAGCGCCTTTCGCACGCCACTGGAGTTGCTGCGGTTCATCGCCCGACTGCGTGAGCTGTCGGGCGGCAAGCCGGTGGGCTTCAAGTTCTGCCTGGGTCACCCCTGGGAGTTCATGGGCATCGCCAAGGCCATGCTGAGCACCGGCATCGTCCCGGACTTTATCGTGGTCGATGGCAAGGAAGGCGGTACGGGCGCAGCGCCCAGGGAGTTCAGCGACAACATCGGGGTGCCGATGCGCGAAGGCCTGATGTTCGTGCACAACACCCTGGTTGGCCTGAACCTGCGCGACAAGGTGCGCATTGGTGCCGGGGGCAAGATTGTCAGTGCGTTCGATATCGCCAGCGTGTTGGCCATCGGTGCCGACTGGGTGAACTCGGCGCGTGGCTTCATGTTTGCCATTGGCTGTATCCAGTCGCAAAGCTGCCACACCAACCAGTGCCCCACCGGCGTCGCCACCCAGGACCCGTTGCGCCAACGCGCGCTGGTGGTGCCCGACAAGGCCGACCGGGTCTACAGCTTTCACCGCAATACCCTGCATGCCCTGGCCGAGATGCTGGCGGCAGCGGGCCTTGATCATCCTTCGCAGTTAAAGCCCAAGCACCTGGTGCGGCGCATCAGCGCCAGCGAGATTCGTCTGTTTTCGCAGCTGCACGTATTTCTCAAGCCTGGCGAGTTGCTCAGCGGCGAGATCAACAGCGAGTTCTATGCGCGGATGTGGCAGATGGCTCGCAGTGACAGCTTTGAGCCGCAGATGGGTGAGCCCGTGAAGGTTTCAGTGCGCAGAAAAGAAACAACCCCGGCATAA
- a CDS encoding multidrug/spermidine efflux SMR transporter subunit MdtJ: MRSWIYLFIAIIAEVIGTASMKFAATHSAILGHGLMYAMIGLSYFFLALAVKRVPVGVAYALWEGIGIVLITLISVTWLGESIGLLKAAGLGVMIAGILLIKAGTRAAPAKREMEALPC, translated from the coding sequence ATGCGTTCCTGGATTTATTTGTTTATCGCCATTATCGCTGAGGTGATCGGCACCGCGTCGATGAAATTCGCCGCCACTCATTCCGCCATCCTGGGTCATGGACTGATGTACGCCATGATCGGCCTGTCGTACTTCTTCCTCGCCCTGGCCGTCAAACGTGTGCCGGTGGGCGTTGCCTACGCGCTGTGGGAAGGCATCGGCATTGTGCTGATTACCCTGATCAGTGTGACCTGGCTCGGGGAGAGCATCGGTCTGCTCAAGGCCGCCGGCCTGGGTGTGATGATCGCCGGTATCCTGCTGATCAAGGCCGGTACCCGCGCCGCACCCGCCAAGCGCGAGATGGAGGCCCTGCCATGCTGA
- a CDS encoding TonB-dependent receptor, translating into MPAPCRLSPLSLGVSLFLSSSMALAASMTLPEMSVSAQSERDEDDPRVKEVTTATRTATPARYVPQAIDSVKTSNVLDYGSDDLGQALSGIPNVSTGADTRFDSVRIRGFDASNDFYLDGIRDDSQYVRDLHNIERIEVLKGPAAVLYGRGSQGGIVNRVSKTPEAGRRSSIEAQGGSEDLRSLYADLSADPTDNISLRLNMGNQDNNSFRDGIDGNRQLFAPSMNWQLTPDLNWLVQYEYSRYNRTPDRGIPSVNGRPADVGRDTTYGDTQRDYIDDKAQSLRSRLNYQLSDTWQVRHTLGLFKLNSDFDNTYQTGYNATTGQVTRQRWQQDLNTRNLFNNVELEGNFDTYGLQHTLLTGIEIGNQRRDPLLYTAATSGPGASPVPSVDLYNPNRNLQHNGTMVASSNNHTVVDSRGLYIQDQIRLNEQWQVLAGVRFDQFEVETTNKLRGISEDQDSDSTSPRLGVVYSPWKEHSFYASWSKTFSPVGGGLIGITPGAAGNANETSPEETRQKEIGVKSDWLDERLSTTLAVYELELYNRRTSDPNNPGITLLTGLQRSRGVELTATGNIVGNWYVRGGIGLQDATIVEDNNGQEGNRVSNVAKRNGSLFLTWKPEMGWYGETGLTLVGERYADNQNTAVLPGYGRWDALAGFRTKDWDLRAALSNITDKTYYSSATSAAQIQFGDPRSLVVTGTYSF; encoded by the coding sequence ATGCCTGCCCCTTGCCGCCTGTCACCCTTGAGTCTGGGTGTCTCCCTGTTCCTCAGTTCCAGCATGGCCCTCGCTGCCAGCATGACGCTGCCCGAGATGTCGGTTTCTGCCCAAAGCGAACGTGATGAGGATGATCCACGGGTCAAGGAAGTGACCACCGCAACCCGCACCGCTACCCCGGCCCGCTACGTGCCCCAGGCCATCGACTCGGTGAAGACCAGCAACGTGCTGGACTACGGCAGCGATGACCTGGGCCAGGCCCTGAGTGGTATTCCCAACGTGAGCACTGGCGCCGACACCCGTTTCGACAGCGTGCGCATCCGTGGTTTCGATGCCAGCAACGACTTCTACCTGGACGGCATCCGCGACGACAGCCAGTACGTGCGCGACCTGCACAACATCGAGCGCATCGAAGTGCTCAAAGGCCCGGCTGCCGTGTTGTACGGCCGTGGCAGCCAGGGCGGTATCGTCAACCGCGTGAGCAAAACGCCGGAAGCCGGCCGACGCTCGAGCATCGAAGCCCAGGGCGGCAGCGAAGACCTGCGCAGCCTGTATGCCGACCTCAGTGCCGACCCGACCGACAACATCAGCCTGCGCCTGAACATGGGCAACCAGGACAACAACAGCTTCCGCGATGGCATCGACGGCAACCGCCAGCTGTTCGCCCCCTCGATGAACTGGCAACTGACCCCGGACCTGAACTGGCTGGTGCAGTACGAGTACAGCCGCTACAACCGCACCCCCGACCGTGGCATTCCGAGCGTCAACGGCCGACCGGCCGATGTCGGCCGCGACACCACCTACGGCGACACCCAGCGCGACTACATCGACGACAAGGCCCAATCCCTGCGTTCGCGCCTGAACTACCAGCTCAGCGACACCTGGCAGGTGCGCCATACCCTGGGCCTGTTCAAGCTCAACAGCGATTTCGACAACACCTACCAGACCGGCTACAACGCCACCACCGGCCAGGTCACCCGCCAGCGCTGGCAGCAGGACCTGAACACCCGCAACCTGTTCAACAACGTCGAGCTGGAAGGCAACTTCGACACCTACGGCCTGCAGCACACCCTGTTGACCGGTATCGAGATCGGCAATCAGCGCCGCGACCCGCTGCTCTACACCGCCGCCACCTCCGGCCCGGGTGCGAGCCCGGTGCCGAGCGTCGACCTGTACAACCCCAACCGTAACCTGCAGCACAACGGCACCATGGTTGCCTCGAGCAACAACCACACCGTGGTCGATAGCCGTGGCCTGTATATTCAGGACCAGATCCGCCTGAACGAGCAATGGCAGGTGCTGGCCGGCGTGCGCTTCGACCAGTTCGAGGTGGAGACCACCAACAAACTGCGCGGCATTTCCGAGGATCAGGACAGCGACAGCACCAGCCCGCGCCTGGGCGTGGTGTATTCGCCATGGAAGGAGCACTCCTTCTACGCCTCCTGGAGCAAGACCTTCTCGCCCGTGGGTGGCGGCTTGATCGGCATCACCCCTGGGGCAGCCGGCAACGCCAACGAGACCAGCCCGGAAGAAACCCGGCAGAAGGAAATCGGGGTCAAGAGCGACTGGCTGGATGAACGCCTGAGCACCACCCTGGCCGTGTATGAGCTGGAACTCTACAACCGTCGCACCAGCGACCCGAACAACCCGGGCATCACCCTGCTGACCGGCCTGCAACGCTCGCGCGGGGTGGAACTGACCGCCACCGGCAACATCGTTGGAAACTGGTATGTGCGCGGCGGCATCGGCCTGCAGGACGCCACCATCGTCGAAGACAACAATGGCCAGGAAGGCAACCGCGTGAGCAACGTGGCCAAGCGCAATGGCAGCCTGTTCCTGACCTGGAAACCGGAAATGGGCTGGTATGGCGAGACCGGGCTGACCCTGGTAGGTGAGCGCTATGCCGACAACCAGAACACGGCGGTGCTGCCGGGCTATGGCCGCTGGGATGCGCTGGCCGGTTTCCGCACCAAGGACTGGGACCTGCGGGCGGCGTTGAGCAACATCACCGACAAGACGTACTACAGCTCGGCTACCAGTGCCGCGCAGATCCAGTTCGGCGATCCGCGTAGCCTGGTGGTTACCGGGACGTATAGCTTCTGA
- a CDS encoding OprD family porin, translating into MFKTRISLIALSLLTATQAMANDQAAAKGFVEDSSMNVLLRNAYINRDKKHGTDDQIEWGQGVIANFSSGFTQGTVGVGVDAFGLYAVRLDGGKGHNGGAGVDFFKPSDGAQANSPHNLARGGAAVKLRVSNTVLKYGDQMPALPVLQYDDARLLPESFTGTMITSKEIKGLELNAGRFTQEARKSAEGRDSGGLKSINVLGGSYKFTENLSAAVYGSDVEDVLQKYYLGVNYVHPIAADQSLTLDFNGYKSDINNKYVKEAGLTGDSNTIWSLAATYAFGPHSVTIAHQRSTGDTGYQYGWYQNRGGVGDGGSTIYLANSYWSDFNAEDERSWQIGYGLDFSSFGVPGLKYNVAYVRGDNINTHGFGEGKEREIFNQIKYVVQEGPAKDLSVKLRSSFLRTSDSVRQNGYNDDGNEVRVFVEYPISIF; encoded by the coding sequence ATGTTCAAAACCAGGATCAGTCTGATCGCGCTTAGCCTTTTGACCGCGACTCAGGCTATGGCCAATGACCAGGCCGCCGCCAAGGGCTTCGTAGAAGACAGCAGCATGAACGTTCTGCTGCGCAACGCTTACATCAACCGCGACAAGAAGCACGGCACCGACGACCAGATCGAATGGGGCCAGGGCGTTATCGCCAACTTCTCCTCCGGCTTCACCCAGGGCACCGTTGGTGTGGGTGTCGATGCATTCGGTCTGTACGCCGTGCGTCTGGACGGCGGCAAGGGTCACAACGGCGGCGCCGGTGTCGACTTCTTCAAGCCTAGCGATGGTGCTCAGGCCAACTCCCCTCACAACCTGGCCCGTGGCGGCGCCGCAGTAAAACTGCGCGTTTCCAACACCGTACTGAAGTACGGCGACCAGATGCCTGCGCTGCCAGTTCTGCAGTACGACGATGCCCGTCTGCTGCCAGAAAGCTTCACCGGCACCATGATCACTTCCAAAGAGATCAAGGGCCTGGAACTGAACGCTGGCCGTTTCACCCAGGAAGCGCGCAAGAGTGCTGAAGGCCGTGACAGCGGTGGCCTGAAGTCGATCAACGTGCTCGGCGGTAGCTACAAGTTCACCGAGAACCTGTCGGCTGCGGTGTACGGCTCCGACGTTGAAGACGTGCTGCAGAAGTACTACCTGGGCGTGAACTACGTTCACCCGATCGCTGCTGACCAGTCCCTGACCCTGGACTTCAACGGCTACAAGTCGGACATCAACAACAAGTACGTCAAAGAAGCGGGCCTGACCGGCGACTCCAACACCATCTGGAGCCTGGCAGCCACTTACGCCTTCGGTCCGCACTCGGTGACCATCGCTCACCAGCGCAGCACCGGCGACACCGGCTACCAGTACGGCTGGTACCAGAACCGTGGTGGCGTGGGTGACGGTGGCTCGACCATCTACCTGGCCAACTCCTACTGGTCTGACTTCAACGCTGAAGACGAGCGTTCCTGGCAGATCGGCTACGGCCTGGACTTCAGCAGCTTCGGCGTGCCGGGCCTGAAGTACAACGTGGCGTACGTGCGTGGTGACAACATCAACACCCACGGCTTCGGCGAAGGCAAAGAGCGCGAGATCTTCAACCAGATCAAATACGTCGTTCAGGAAGGCCCTGCCAAGGACCTGTCCGTCAAACTGCGTAGCTCGTTCCTGCGTACCTCTGACAGCGTTCGTCAGAACGGCTACAACGACGACGGCAACGAAGTCCGCGTATTCGTCGAATACCCGATCAGCATTTTCTGA
- a CDS encoding methyltransferase gives MTTALPLADDQLLSRFQALDSFLRDHQHLWRPRPFTQLQLPWEAEHPTLAAWLRQRSLDEAEAAHNHPEQLHAPAPFPQLASLAARLSEVGELSTVALPAASHRLNVDVPGRKWQQIEAFASHLGFTRTPRHWLDWCSGKGHLGRRLLQGDHQQLTCLEYDPALVDAGRQLSQHHGLSADHQLQDVLAEDAARHLSNDHTAVALHACGDLHVRLMQLASRQGCRQLAIAPCCYNRIQAAQYQPLSSAAITSGLQLSIDDLGLPLSETVTAGARVRRQRDESMARRLGFDLLQRELRGMDEYLPTPSLPVSWLQKPFADYCLELMALKGLSIDRAPDWNALQAAGWQRLAEVRNLELLRNLFRRPLELWLVLDRALYLREQGYQVQLGVFCEQPLTPRNLMLLAQRQ, from the coding sequence ATGACCACTGCCCTCCCCCTCGCCGATGACCAACTGCTCAGCCGCTTCCAGGCGCTGGACAGCTTCTTGCGCGACCACCAGCACCTGTGGCGACCACGCCCCTTCACCCAGCTGCAACTGCCCTGGGAAGCCGAGCATCCGACCTTGGCTGCCTGGTTGCGACAGCGCTCGCTGGACGAGGCAGAGGCAGCCCACAACCATCCCGAGCAACTGCACGCACCGGCGCCTTTTCCACAGCTGGCCAGCCTGGCCGCGCGGCTGTCCGAGGTCGGCGAGCTGTCCACAGTCGCCCTGCCTGCGGCGAGCCATCGCCTGAACGTGGATGTACCGGGGCGCAAATGGCAACAGATCGAAGCCTTCGCCAGCCACCTGGGCTTTACCCGGACGCCACGGCACTGGCTCGACTGGTGCTCGGGCAAGGGCCACCTGGGCCGGCGCTTGCTGCAAGGCGACCACCAGCAACTGACCTGCCTGGAATACGACCCGGCGCTGGTCGACGCCGGCCGGCAACTGAGCCAGCATCACGGCTTGAGCGCCGATCACCAGTTGCAGGACGTTCTGGCCGAAGACGCCGCCCGGCACTTGAGCAACGACCACACCGCCGTCGCCCTGCACGCCTGTGGCGACCTGCATGTGCGCCTGATGCAATTGGCCAGCCGCCAGGGTTGCCGTCAGCTGGCGATTGCGCCCTGCTGCTACAACCGCATCCAGGCGGCGCAGTACCAGCCGCTCTCAAGCGCTGCGATCACCTCCGGCCTGCAGCTGTCGATCGACGACCTGGGCCTGCCCCTGAGCGAAACCGTGACCGCCGGCGCACGGGTACGCCGCCAGCGCGATGAGTCGATGGCCAGGCGCCTGGGGTTCGATTTGTTGCAGCGTGAGCTGCGGGGAATGGATGAATACCTGCCGACGCCCTCGTTGCCGGTCAGCTGGCTGCAAAAGCCTTTTGCCGACTACTGCCTTGAACTGATGGCGCTCAAAGGCCTGTCGATCGACCGCGCCCCTGACTGGAACGCGCTGCAGGCTGCCGGCTGGCAACGCCTGGCCGAAGTTCGCAATCTGGAGCTGCTGCGCAACCTGTTCCGCCGCCCGCTGGAGTTGTGGCTGGTGCTTGACCGTGCGCTCTACCTGCGCGAGCAGGGCTACCAAGTGCAGCTAGGGGTGTTCTGTGAGCAGCCCCTCACACCGCGCAACTTGATGCTCCTGGCGCAACGCCAATAA
- the mdtI gene encoding multidrug/spermidine efflux SMR transporter subunit MdtI, whose protein sequence is MLSMNWIPFAWLGLAIVLEVIANLLLKYSDGLRKRGYGIVSILCVLAAFTALAQAVRDIELSLAYAIWGGFGILATVAMGWALFGQRLAGRGWLGLALLLVGMSLLKLA, encoded by the coding sequence ATGCTGAGCATGAACTGGATTCCCTTCGCCTGGCTGGGCCTGGCGATTGTGCTGGAGGTGATCGCCAACCTGCTGCTCAAGTATTCCGACGGTTTGCGCAAGCGCGGCTACGGCATTGTCTCGATTCTGTGTGTGCTGGCCGCCTTTACTGCGCTGGCCCAGGCTGTTCGCGATATCGAACTGTCGCTGGCTTATGCCATTTGGGGCGGCTTCGGCATCCTTGCCACCGTGGCCATGGGTTGGGCGCTGTTTGGTCAGCGCCTCGCCGGGCGGGGCTGGTTGGGCCTGGCGCTGTTGCTGGTCGGTATGAGCCTGCTGAAACTGGCCTGA
- a CDS encoding NAD(P)-binding domain-containing protein, with product MSIRVAIIGAGPSGLAQLRAFQSAHAKGAAMPEVVCFEKQADWGGMWNYTWRTGLDEHGEPVHGSMYRYLWSNGPKECLEFADYSFDEHFGRPISSYPPREVLWDYIQGRVKKAGVRDYIRFNTAVKAVRFDEASRTFTVSAYDYAQGVGIEQVFDFVVVASGHFSTPHVPDFTGFERFSGRILHAHDFRDALEFKGKDVLIVGSSYSAEDIGSQCFKYGARSITTAYRTQPMGYKWPKGWEERSQLQRVDGELAFFADGSSKRVDAIILCTGYQHHFPFLPDELTLKTGNRLWPLGLYQGVVWEQNPRLIYLGMQDLWYSFNLFDAQAWFARDYMLGLKTLPSTAEMQADSARWRAEEEALATTAQMYEFQGRYIKHLIEQTDYPSFDIDAVNRIFLKWKSDKKQDIMGYRDKSYRSVITGTAAVPHHTRWMQALDDSLVEYLRETSAKGDVKTLRQH from the coding sequence ATGAGTATTCGTGTTGCCATTATCGGCGCGGGCCCGTCTGGCCTGGCGCAGCTGCGTGCCTTTCAATCCGCTCATGCCAAGGGGGCAGCCATGCCCGAGGTGGTCTGTTTCGAGAAGCAGGCTGACTGGGGCGGGATGTGGAACTACACCTGGCGCACCGGGCTGGATGAGCACGGCGAGCCGGTGCACGGGAGTATGTACCGTTACCTGTGGTCGAACGGGCCGAAGGAGTGCCTGGAGTTCGCCGACTACAGTTTTGATGAGCATTTCGGTCGGCCGATTTCGTCTTATCCACCGCGTGAGGTGTTGTGGGACTACATTCAGGGCCGGGTGAAAAAGGCCGGTGTGCGCGATTACATTCGCTTCAATACAGCGGTCAAGGCGGTGCGTTTCGATGAGGCCAGCCGCACCTTCACGGTCAGCGCCTACGACTACGCCCAAGGCGTTGGCATCGAGCAGGTGTTCGATTTTGTGGTAGTGGCCAGCGGGCATTTTTCCACGCCCCATGTGCCGGACTTCACCGGGTTCGAGCGTTTCTCCGGGCGCATTCTGCATGCCCACGATTTTCGCGATGCGCTGGAGTTCAAGGGCAAGGATGTGCTGATTGTCGGCAGCAGCTATTCGGCCGAAGACATCGGCTCACAGTGTTTCAAATACGGCGCGCGCTCCATCACCACGGCCTATCGCACCCAGCCCATGGGCTACAAGTGGCCCAAGGGCTGGGAAGAGCGCTCGCAGTTGCAGCGGGTGGACGGTGAGCTGGCGTTCTTTGCCGACGGCTCCAGCAAGCGGGTGGATGCGATCATTCTGTGCACCGGCTATCAGCATCACTTCCCGTTCCTGCCCGATGAGCTGACGCTCAAAACCGGCAACCGCCTGTGGCCGCTGGGGCTGTACCAAGGCGTGGTGTGGGAGCAGAACCCGCGGTTGATCTACCTGGGCATGCAAGACCTCTGGTACAGCTTCAATCTGTTCGACGCCCAGGCGTGGTTTGCCCGGGACTATATGCTGGGCCTTAAAACGCTGCCATCAACGGCCGAGATGCAGGCCGACAGCGCCCGCTGGCGTGCCGAGGAAGAGGCGCTGGCAACCACCGCGCAGATGTACGAGTTCCAGGGCCGCTACATCAAGCACCTGATCGAGCAAACCGACTATCCAAGCTTCGACATCGACGCGGTAAACCGGATCTTCCTCAAATGGAAGTCGGACAAGAAGCAGGACATCATGGGCTACCGCGACAAGTCCTACCGCTCGGTAATCACCGGCACCGCCGCCGTGCCGCACCACACTCGCTGGATGCAGGCGCTGGATGATTCGCTGGTGGAGTACCTGCGCGAAACCTCAGCCAAGGGCGATGTCAAAACCCTGCGCCAGCACTAA
- a CDS encoding MFS transporter, with amino-acid sequence MTAATRTAPANQGFGLLCLASYLLSLSYGSTFLLSLLVSTRGGNEQDAGRIISLAMLSTVVAVLGSGHLADRLGSARAIALSALCLVAACLGFALMPGTGIGLMLCGLALGLGWGAFYTLGPILVAERVEPARRTHCFALLSGSMMSGIGSGPLVGKLASLFHLPVQTAFFTAAAAAVVGLMIFNHLARQPRQAASPVGISRRASAQVLGSAARWPILMVGLGGAIFGGLGSFQTSYAAARGLDYSLFFVGFMSAAIGCRLLVAGWVVKRDAYRASCLLSAFTVLAVLALGWWVQNNLGYLLAAALLGVGYGLNYSVINGLAANQAPAGHTPQALLLFSLAYFLGVFGFPWLAGNLIVSGGTEAMMLCLLGIALLNWLVSAGRLVGRWRARTREVSPFY; translated from the coding sequence GTGACCGCCGCTACCCGCACCGCACCCGCCAACCAGGGCTTTGGCCTGCTTTGCCTGGCCAGTTACTTGTTGTCGCTGTCGTACGGCTCGACCTTTTTGTTGTCGTTGCTGGTCAGCACCCGTGGCGGTAACGAGCAGGATGCGGGGCGGATCATTTCTCTGGCGATGCTCAGTACGGTCGTGGCCGTGCTCGGCAGCGGACACCTGGCTGACCGCCTGGGTTCGGCGCGGGCCATTGCGCTGTCGGCGCTGTGCCTGGTGGCCGCGTGCCTGGGTTTTGCCCTGATGCCGGGCACCGGTATCGGCCTGATGCTCTGCGGCCTCGCCCTGGGCCTGGGCTGGGGTGCGTTCTACACCCTGGGGCCGATCCTGGTCGCCGAACGGGTCGAGCCTGCGCGTCGCACGCACTGCTTTGCCTTGCTCTCCGGCAGCATGATGAGCGGCATCGGCTCCGGGCCGCTGGTGGGCAAGCTGGCCAGCTTGTTTCACCTGCCGGTGCAGACGGCGTTCTTCACTGCGGCGGCGGCTGCGGTGGTGGGGTTGATGATCTTCAATCATCTGGCACGCCAGCCCAGGCAAGCCGCCAGCCCGGTCGGCATCAGCCGCAGGGCCAGCGCTCAAGTGCTGGGTTCGGCGGCGCGCTGGCCGATTCTCATGGTTGGCCTGGGTGGAGCGATTTTCGGCGGCCTGGGCAGTTTTCAGACCTCCTACGCCGCAGCGCGCGGCCTGGACTATTCGCTGTTCTTCGTTGGTTTTATGAGTGCGGCCATCGGCTGTCGATTGCTGGTCGCCGGGTGGGTGGTCAAGCGCGATGCCTACCGCGCCTCCTGCCTGCTCTCGGCCTTCACCGTGCTGGCCGTGCTGGCGCTGGGCTGGTGGGTGCAGAACAACCTGGGCTACTTGCTGGCCGCGGCTTTGCTGGGCGTCGGCTATGGCCTGAACTACTCGGTGATCAACGGCCTGGCGGCCAACCAGGCGCCGGCCGGGCACACCCCGCAAGCGTTGCTGCTGTTCAGCCTGGCTTATTTTCTTGGCGTGTTCGGATTCCCCTGGCTGGCGGGCAACCTGATCGTCAGTGGCGGCACCGAGGCCATGATGCTTTGCCTGCTGGGCATCGCTTTGCTGAACTGGCTGGTGAGCGCCGGGCGCCTGGTCGGCCGCTGGCGCGCTCGTACTCGCGAGGTATCGCCGTTTTATTGA